A genome region from Paludibacterium sp. B53371 includes the following:
- a CDS encoding proline--tRNA ligase → MRAAQFFISTLKEAPAEAELPSHKLMLRAGLIKRLASGLYSWMPMGLRVLRKVENIVREEMNRAGSIELLMNNVQPAELWQESGRWEFYGKELLRMKDRHERDFCFGPTHEEVITDIVRKEINSYKQLPKNFYQIQTKFRDEVRPRFGVMRSREFIMKDAYSFHTDFDSLVETYNTMYQAYSNIFRRLGLKSRAVAADTGSIGGTGSHEFQVLADSGEDLIAFCPDSDYAANIELAEALAPATPRPAAGAAMQSVSTPAIKTIAQLVDFLKVDIRQTVKAVVVEGAEGEPVLMLVRGDHELNEIKAEKIAGIKKPLTMASPAAIRDAFGAEPGSLGPVGFKGRVIADRTVAAMADMITGANRDDEHLTGVNFGRDCAEPEVADLRNVVEGDPSPCGKGTLQLCRGIEVGHIFQLRTKYAEPMGCNFLDRDGKLKVMEMGCYGIGITRIVGAAIEQNFDERGIIWSDAMAPFNVVIVPMGYGRSELVREAADKLHDELAALGIDVLLDDRDERPGVLLADSELLGIPHRVVIGERGLKEGKVEYQARRDDSATSIELAQIVAHLRAAMTH, encoded by the coding sequence ATGCGTGCTGCGCAGTTTTTCATTTCCACCCTCAAGGAAGCCCCGGCCGAAGCCGAACTTCCCAGCCACAAACTCATGTTGCGTGCCGGCCTGATCAAGCGCCTGGCTTCCGGTCTGTACTCCTGGATGCCGATGGGCCTGCGGGTATTGCGCAAGGTCGAAAACATTGTGCGTGAGGAAATGAACCGCGCCGGTTCCATCGAACTGCTGATGAACAACGTGCAGCCGGCCGAACTGTGGCAGGAGTCCGGCCGCTGGGAGTTCTATGGCAAGGAACTGCTGCGCATGAAGGACCGCCACGAGCGTGATTTCTGCTTCGGTCCGACCCACGAGGAAGTCATCACCGACATCGTGCGCAAGGAAATCAACAGCTACAAACAGCTGCCGAAAAACTTCTACCAGATCCAGACCAAGTTCCGCGACGAAGTGCGTCCGCGTTTCGGCGTCATGCGCTCGCGCGAATTCATCATGAAGGATGCCTATTCCTTCCATACCGATTTCGACAGCCTGGTCGAAACCTACAACACCATGTACCAGGCCTACAGCAACATCTTCCGCCGCCTGGGCCTGAAGTCGCGCGCCGTGGCCGCCGACACCGGCTCGATCGGCGGAACCGGCTCGCACGAGTTCCAGGTACTGGCCGATTCCGGCGAAGACCTGATCGCCTTCTGCCCGGACTCTGACTACGCCGCCAACATCGAGCTGGCAGAGGCCCTGGCCCCGGCTACCCCGCGTCCGGCTGCCGGCGCGGCCATGCAGTCGGTCAGCACCCCGGCCATCAAGACCATCGCCCAGCTGGTCGACTTCCTCAAGGTCGACATCCGCCAGACCGTCAAGGCCGTGGTGGTGGAAGGCGCCGAAGGCGAGCCGGTACTGATGCTGGTACGCGGTGACCACGAACTCAACGAGATCAAGGCCGAAAAGATTGCCGGCATCAAGAAGCCGCTGACCATGGCCAGTCCGGCCGCCATCCGCGACGCCTTCGGTGCCGAACCCGGCTCGTTGGGTCCGGTCGGCTTCAAGGGACGCGTCATCGCCGACCGTACCGTGGCCGCCATGGCCGACATGATCACCGGTGCCAACCGTGATGACGAGCACCTCACCGGCGTCAACTTTGGCCGCGACTGTGCCGAGCCGGAAGTCGCCGATCTGCGCAACGTGGTCGAAGGCGACCCGTCGCCGTGCGGCAAGGGCACACTGCAACTGTGCCGCGGCATCGAAGTCGGCCACATCTTCCAGCTGCGCACCAAGTATGCCGAACCGATGGGGTGCAACTTCCTCGACCGTGACGGCAAGCTCAAAGTGATGGAAATGGGCTGCTACGGTATTGGCATCACCCGTATCGTCGGCGCGGCCATTGAGCAGAACTTCGACGAGCGCGGCATCATCTGGTCCGACGCCATGGCACCGTTCAACGTGGTCATCGTGCCGATGGGCTATGGCCGCAGCGAACTGGTGCGCGAAGCTGCCGACAAGCTGCATGACGAACTGGCCGCCCTGGGCATCGACGTGCTGCTCGACGACCGCGACGAACGTCCGGGCGTGCTGCTGGCCGACTCCGAACTGCTGGGCATCCCGCACCGCGTGGTGATCGGCGAGCGCGGCCTGAAGGAAGGCAAGGTCGAGTACCAGGCCCGTCGTGACGACAGCGCCACCAGCATCGAGCTGGCGCAGATCGTCGCCCACCTGCGTGCCGCGATGACTCACTGA
- a CDS encoding potassium transporter Kup, which yields MQQHHKNSMAATTLGAIGVVYGDIGTSPLYTLSVCFSITSLAPTHANTLGILSLIFWAILLVVTIKYVAFILRADNNGEGGIMVLMALARRYLNGNAKKRIVVLGLFGAALFYGDAIITPAVSVLSASEGLKVLSPAMAEFVLPMAVAVLIGLFLLQRFGTASVGRLFGPVMVVWFLVIGLLGLHSIVQSPQVLAAVNPWYGLQFLLTHGYGAFLTLGAVVLALTGGEALYADMGHFGRKPIQHAWFCLVLPALVLNYFGQGALLLRHAEAVANPFFILAPKWALLPLIILATMATVIASQAVISGAYSLTRQAIQLGYCPRMTILHTSAREIGQIYLPFVTWALLVAVLVVTVSFGSSESLAAAYGIAVTGTMVITTLLFFVVARVNWRWPLPLALGITGVFMVLDFTFFSANLLKLLHGGWLPLTIGLIVFLVMNTWKLGRELLFQRIQEHALPLEEFIENIEHYPPTRVQGTAVFLTGTTHGVPHALLHNLKHNKVLHERVVLMTISTEDIPYVTNRVEISQLSNSFWRVVAHYGFMETPDIDDIVEAGKKHHLEFDLMDTSFFLSRETLISTDRPGMPRWREKLFLWMSKNALRATDFFQIPTNRVVELGAQIEL from the coding sequence ATGCAGCAACATCATAAAAACAGCATGGCGGCCACGACGCTGGGCGCCATCGGCGTGGTATACGGTGACATCGGTACCAGCCCGCTTTATACCCTGAGCGTCTGCTTTTCGATCACCAGTCTGGCGCCGACTCATGCCAATACGCTGGGTATTCTGTCGCTGATCTTCTGGGCCATCCTGCTGGTGGTCACCATCAAGTATGTGGCCTTCATTCTGCGTGCCGACAACAATGGCGAAGGCGGCATCATGGTGCTGATGGCGCTGGCGCGGCGTTATCTGAACGGCAATGCCAAGAAGCGCATCGTGGTGCTCGGCCTGTTCGGCGCGGCGCTGTTCTATGGCGATGCCATCATCACGCCGGCGGTATCGGTGTTGTCGGCCAGTGAGGGCCTGAAGGTGCTGAGCCCGGCGATGGCGGAGTTCGTGCTGCCGATGGCGGTGGCGGTGCTGATCGGCCTGTTCCTGCTGCAGCGCTTCGGCACGGCCAGTGTCGGCCGCCTGTTCGGCCCGGTGATGGTGGTGTGGTTCCTGGTGATCGGTCTGCTCGGCCTGCACAGCATCGTGCAAAGTCCGCAGGTTCTGGCGGCGGTCAACCCCTGGTATGGGCTGCAATTCCTGCTGACGCACGGTTACGGGGCCTTCCTGACGCTGGGCGCGGTGGTGCTGGCGCTGACCGGTGGCGAGGCGCTGTATGCCGACATGGGCCACTTCGGCCGCAAGCCGATCCAGCATGCCTGGTTCTGCCTGGTGCTGCCGGCGCTGGTGCTGAATTATTTCGGCCAGGGCGCCCTGCTGCTGCGTCATGCCGAAGCCGTGGCCAATCCGTTCTTCATTCTGGCGCCGAAGTGGGCCCTGCTGCCGCTGATCATCCTGGCCACCATGGCGACGGTGATTGCTTCGCAGGCGGTGATTTCCGGCGCCTACTCGCTGACACGTCAGGCGATCCAGCTGGGCTACTGCCCGCGCATGACCATTCTGCATACTTCGGCGCGCGAGATCGGCCAGATCTATCTGCCGTTCGTCACCTGGGCGCTGCTGGTGGCAGTGCTGGTGGTCACGGTGTCGTTCGGCTCCTCCGAGAGCCTGGCGGCGGCCTACGGCATTGCCGTGACCGGCACCATGGTGATCACGACCCTGCTGTTCTTCGTGGTGGCACGGGTGAACTGGCGCTGGCCGCTGCCGCTGGCGCTGGGTATTACCGGGGTGTTCATGGTGCTGGACTTCACCTTCTTCAGCGCCAACCTGCTCAAGCTGCTGCATGGCGGCTGGCTGCCACTGACGATCGGCCTGATCGTGTTCCTGGTGATGAATACCTGGAAGCTCGGGCGCGAGCTGCTGTTCCAGCGCATTCAGGAGCATGCCCTGCCGCTGGAAGAATTCATTGAGAACATCGAACACTACCCGCCGACCCGGGTGCAGGGCACGGCGGTGTTCCTGACCGGGACCACCCATGGTGTGCCGCATGCCCTGCTGCACAATCTCAAGCACAACAAGGTGCTGCATGAGCGTGTGGTGCTGATGACCATCAGCACCGAGGACATTCCCTATGTCACCAACCGGGTGGAAATCAGCCAGCTGTCGAACAGTTTCTGGCGCGTGGTCGCGCATTACGGCTTCATGGAGACCCCGGATATCGACGATATTGTCGAGGCCGGCAAGAAGCACCATCTCGAGTTCGACCTGATGGACACCTCGTTCTTCCTGTCGCGCGAGACGCTGATTTCGACCGATCGTCCGGGCATGCCACGCTGGCGCGAAAAGCTGTTCCTGTGGATGAGCAAGAATGCCTTGCGCGCCACCGATTTCTTCCAGATTCCGACCAACCGCGTGGTCGAGCTGGGGGCACAGATCGAGCTGTAA
- the ampD gene encoding 1,6-anhydro-N-acetylmuramyl-L-alanine amidase AmpD yields the protein MLSLNAGGWVEPARHIVSPNCNDRPAGTAIELLVIHNISLPPNQYGGPGVEQLFTNTLDPQAHPYYADIAHLKVSAHFFIRRDGQLLQFVPVQSRAWHAGVSSWQGREGCNDFSLGIELEGSDFEPFTEAQYACLSELASLLFTCLPLKAVTGHADIAPGRKTDPGPYFDWSRLRASLPIGAQQA from the coding sequence ATGCTGTCCCTCAACGCCGGGGGCTGGGTCGAACCCGCCCGCCACATCGTTTCGCCCAACTGCAATGACCGGCCGGCGGGCACGGCCATCGAACTGCTGGTGATCCACAACATCAGCCTGCCGCCCAACCAGTACGGCGGACCGGGCGTGGAGCAACTGTTCACCAACACCCTCGACCCGCAGGCCCACCCCTACTATGCCGACATTGCTCACCTGAAAGTCTCGGCCCACTTCTTTATCCGTCGCGATGGCCAGCTGCTGCAGTTCGTGCCGGTACAGTCGCGCGCCTGGCATGCCGGCGTCTCCAGCTGGCAGGGCAGGGAAGGCTGCAATGACTTCTCGCTGGGCATCGAACTGGAAGGCTCGGACTTCGAACCGTTCACCGAGGCGCAATACGCCTGCCTGAGCGAGCTGGCCAGCCTGTTGTTCACCTGCCTGCCCCTCAAGGCCGTCACTGGGCACGCCGACATCGCCCCGGGCCGCAAGACCGATCCCGGCCCATACTTCGACTGGTCGCGCCTCCGGGCCAGCTTGCCCATCGGCGCGCAACAGGCATGA
- a CDS encoding hemerythrin domain-containing protein, whose amino-acid sequence MPTLESLTHPAPSFDQPLDMLLACHDQIRRFCDLLDKLVPHISEHGVDDAARSTIESIVRYFDVAGPSHHADEEDELFPILEARVPSAPPKLEQLSAEHGYLHSRWNAIRDDLLALKNGDISVISRIEIEEFVRQYRMHAAIEEAWLIPTADKVMTEEEKREAGKHMAAKRTPSL is encoded by the coding sequence ATGCCGACCCTCGAGAGTCTGACCCACCCGGCGCCATCCTTTGACCAACCGCTGGACATGCTGCTGGCCTGTCATGACCAGATCCGCCGTTTCTGTGATTTGCTGGACAAGCTGGTACCGCATATCAGCGAGCATGGCGTGGATGACGCCGCGCGTTCCACCATCGAATCCATCGTGCGCTATTTCGATGTGGCCGGACCCTCGCACCATGCGGATGAAGAGGACGAGCTGTTTCCGATTCTCGAGGCACGCGTGCCGTCGGCGCCGCCCAAGCTGGAGCAGCTGAGCGCCGAGCACGGCTATCTGCATTCGCGCTGGAATGCCATCCGCGATGATCTGCTGGCATTGAAGAATGGCGATATCTCGGTGATCAGCCGCATCGAGATCGAGGAGTTCGTGCGCCAGTACCGCATGCATGCCGCGATTGAGGAAGCCTGGCTGATTCCGACCGCCGACAAGGTGATGACCGAAGAGGAAAAGCGTGAAGCCGGCAAGCATATGGCCGCCAAACGCACGCCGTCGCTGTAG
- the tal gene encoding transaldolase, with protein sequence MNRLQAIRPFGQRIWLDNLSRELLFSGELARLIKQDGIAGVTSNPTIFHKAISTDPRYRDDLVALKARGMGAEKTYEELVIPDVRTACDMMLPVYQQSERDDGYVSLEVSPLLANDVEGTLQSARDLWQSVGRPNLMIKIPATPAGIEAFGVLIREGINVNITLLFSLKQVEAVWDAYIAGLSARHGDGHALAHVKAVASFFLSRVDSLLDPQLPPALQGKGAIALSKAAYARYTERFHGAEFAELARAGGRPQYLLWASTGTKNPAYSDVLYVESLIGAETINTVPDATLDKFRDHGEAAATLRQEPEAAREVLAGIMAAGIDLDAVGEKLQQDGLKMFVDSFNALMELTA encoded by the coding sequence ATGAATCGTTTGCAAGCCATCCGCCCATTTGGCCAGCGTATCTGGCTCGACAACCTCTCCCGCGAACTGCTTTTTTCCGGTGAACTGGCGCGCCTGATCAAACAGGACGGCATTGCTGGCGTGACCTCCAATCCGACCATTTTCCACAAGGCCATCAGCACCGATCCGCGCTACCGCGACGATCTGGTTGCCCTCAAGGCACGTGGCATGGGCGCGGAAAAAACATACGAAGAACTGGTGATTCCCGATGTGCGCACCGCCTGCGACATGATGTTGCCGGTGTACCAGCAAAGCGAGCGAGACGACGGCTACGTCAGCCTGGAGGTTTCGCCCCTGCTGGCCAACGACGTGGAAGGTACCCTGCAGTCGGCCCGCGACCTGTGGCAATCGGTCGGCCGTCCCAACCTGATGATCAAGATTCCGGCCACCCCGGCCGGGATCGAAGCCTTCGGCGTCCTGATCCGCGAAGGCATCAACGTCAACATCACCCTGCTGTTCAGCCTCAAGCAGGTCGAAGCCGTGTGGGATGCCTACATCGCCGGCCTGAGCGCGCGCCATGGCGATGGCCATGCACTGGCACACGTCAAGGCCGTGGCCAGCTTCTTCCTGTCGCGCGTCGATTCGCTGCTTGACCCGCAACTGCCGCCGGCCCTGCAGGGCAAGGGTGCCATCGCCCTGTCCAAGGCCGCCTATGCGCGCTATACCGAACGCTTCCACGGCGCCGAGTTCGCCGAGCTGGCGCGTGCCGGGGGCCGTCCGCAATACCTGCTGTGGGCCTCGACCGGCACCAAGAACCCGGCTTACTCCGATGTGCTGTATGTTGAAAGCCTGATCGGTGCCGAAACCATCAACACCGTGCCGGATGCCACGCTGGACAAGTTCCGCGACCATGGCGAAGCCGCCGCGACGCTGCGTCAGGAACCGGAAGCGGCCCGCGAAGTGCTGGCCGGCATCATGGCCGCCGGCATCGACCTGGATGCCGTGGGTGAAAAGCTGCAGCAAGATGGCCTGAAGATGTTCGTCGACTCCTTCAATGCCCTGATGGAACTGACGGCCTGA
- the phoR gene encoding phosphate regulon sensor histidine kinase PhoR translates to MREFLQRVLGWLACIVLVSVGFWLFSGPQDGLIALAICLGGMLGFHLFHVALLLRWLKNPIAARVPDGLGAWHTVFMTLYRQVRTQDQSKRKLTHVLERFINAGEAMPDGVIVLDENDRIEWMNPTAVEHFGLDRQRDVGNLLLNLIRQPSFHAYMKADNFSQPLVLKYSQPREIVLTIQLVPFDSTRKLMLSRDITQLEMVHTVHRDFVANVSHELRTPLTVIGGFLETLSDMPEDNPAALRQFLPMMMEQSRRMQTLVEDLLTLSRLENSPAPLTSEKVDMNQMLETLMVEAEGLSQGRHEVSLQKQTGLWLWGSSRELHSAFSNLVSNAIRYTPEGGRISLCWREEAERVVFSVSDTGIGIPREHIPRLTERFYRVDRGRSRGNGGTGLGLAIVKHVVARHHAKLDIHSEPDMGSTFSVAFGRERMAEPAAPDNAVNQA, encoded by the coding sequence TTGCGCGAATTTCTGCAGCGGGTGTTGGGGTGGCTGGCCTGTATCGTGCTGGTCAGTGTCGGTTTCTGGCTGTTTTCCGGGCCGCAGGATGGCCTGATTGCCCTGGCGATCTGCCTGGGCGGCATGCTGGGCTTTCACCTGTTCCACGTCGCGCTCCTGCTGCGCTGGCTGAAAAACCCGATTGCCGCCCGCGTGCCGGATGGCCTGGGTGCCTGGCACACCGTCTTCATGACACTCTACCGCCAGGTGCGCACCCAGGATCAGAGCAAGCGCAAGCTGACCCATGTCCTCGAACGTTTCATCAATGCCGGCGAAGCCATGCCGGACGGCGTGATCGTGCTGGATGAAAATGATCGCATCGAATGGATGAATCCCACGGCCGTCGAGCATTTCGGTCTCGACCGCCAGCGCGATGTCGGCAACCTGCTGCTCAACCTGATCCGCCAGCCGTCGTTTCATGCCTACATGAAGGCCGACAACTTCAGCCAGCCGCTGGTCCTCAAGTATTCGCAACCGCGCGAGATCGTGCTGACCATCCAGCTGGTGCCGTTCGACTCCACCCGCAAGCTGATGCTGTCCCGCGACATCACCCAGCTGGAGATGGTGCATACCGTGCACCGCGATTTCGTTGCCAATGTCTCGCACGAGCTGCGCACCCCGCTGACCGTGATCGGCGGCTTTCTGGAAACCCTCAGCGACATGCCGGAAGACAATCCGGCCGCCCTGCGCCAGTTCCTGCCAATGATGATGGAACAGTCGCGCCGCATGCAGACCCTGGTGGAAGACCTGCTGACCCTGTCGCGACTGGAAAACAGCCCGGCGCCGCTGACCTCGGAAAAGGTCGATATGAACCAGATGCTGGAGACGCTGATGGTGGAAGCCGAAGGCCTGTCCCAGGGCCGCCACGAAGTCAGCCTGCAAAAGCAGACCGGCCTGTGGCTGTGGGGCAGCAGCCGTGAACTGCACTCTGCCTTCAGCAATCTGGTGTCCAATGCCATTCGCTACACCCCGGAAGGCGGCCGCATCTCGCTGTGCTGGCGCGAAGAAGCCGAGAGAGTGGTGTTCAGCGTCTCCGACACCGGCATCGGCATTCCCCGCGAGCACATCCCGCGCCTGACCGAGCGCTTCTACCGGGTTGACCGCGGCCGCTCGCGCGGCAACGGCGGCACCGGGCTGGGCCTGGCCATCGTCAAGCACGTCGTGGCACGCCATCATGCCAAGCTGGACATTCACAGCGAACCCGATATGGGCAGCACCTTCAGCGTGGCATTCGGCCGTGAGCGGATGGCCGAACCGGCAGCGCCTGACAACGCGGTCAACCAGGCCTGA
- the phoB gene encoding phosphate regulon transcriptional regulator PhoB — protein MAANILLVEDEPAIQELIAFNLTQAGHHVLRASTAEAAITLVRNALPDLVLLDWMLPGASGIEVARKLRSDERTRSVPIIMLTARSDEQDKISGLEAGADDYITKPFSPRELLARIKAVLRRRAPQMTDDAVEVQGLRLDPITHRVTGNEQPIDLGPTEFRLLHFFMTHAERVHSRAQLLDHVWGDHVFVEERTVDVHIRRLRSALEATRHDHLIQTVRGTGYRFSTQR, from the coding sequence ATGGCGGCAAATATTCTGCTGGTCGAAGACGAACCGGCAATTCAGGAGCTGATCGCTTTCAACCTGACTCAGGCCGGGCATCACGTGCTGCGTGCCAGCACGGCTGAAGCGGCGATTACCCTGGTCAGGAATGCTCTGCCGGATCTGGTCTTGCTCGACTGGATGCTGCCTGGTGCCTCGGGAATCGAAGTCGCCCGCAAATTGCGCAGCGACGAACGCACCCGCAGCGTACCGATCATCATGCTGACGGCCCGCTCCGATGAACAGGACAAGATCTCCGGCCTGGAGGCCGGCGCCGACGACTACATCACCAAGCCCTTCTCGCCACGCGAATTGCTGGCGCGCATCAAGGCCGTGCTGCGCCGTCGTGCCCCGCAGATGACCGATGATGCCGTCGAAGTGCAGGGCCTGCGTCTCGACCCGATCACCCACCGCGTGACCGGCAACGAGCAGCCCATTGATCTGGGACCGACCGAGTTCCGTCTGCTGCATTTCTTCATGACCCATGCCGAGCGGGTTCACTCCCGTGCCCAATTGCTGGATCATGTCTGGGGCGATCATGTGTTTGTCGAGGAGCGCACGGTGGATGTGCATATCCGTCGCCTGCGCAGTGCGCTGGAGGCAACCCGGCATGATCATCTGATCCAGACCGTGCGCGGCACGGGCTATCGTTTTTCCACACAGCGGTAA
- a CDS encoding Lrp/AsnC family transcriptional regulator, with amino-acid sequence MDKFDKKILTALHENARISYAELARRVNLSAPAVADRVEKLEHAGVITGYHARINPAKIGYPIQCLIELTVKHQDYYIVMEQLATLPEILECFSVTGTSGLLLKVAVRSMPDLQALIARLMQYGDTKTSIVIDVPVPLRMPDVVETE; translated from the coding sequence ATGGACAAGTTTGACAAGAAAATCCTCACTGCGCTGCACGAAAACGCACGCATCAGCTACGCCGAACTGGCGCGGCGGGTCAACCTGTCCGCGCCCGCCGTGGCGGATCGGGTGGAAAAACTCGAGCATGCCGGCGTGATCACCGGCTATCACGCGCGCATCAATCCAGCCAAGATCGGCTATCCGATCCAGTGCCTGATCGAACTGACGGTGAAGCATCAGGACTACTACATCGTGATGGAACAGCTGGCGACGCTGCCGGAAATCCTCGAATGCTTTTCGGTCACCGGTACCAGCGGGCTGCTGCTCAAGGTGGCGGTACGTTCCATGCCGGACCTGCAGGCCCTGATCGCTCGGCTGATGCAGTACGGCGATACCAAGACCTCGATCGTGATTGATGTGCCGGTGCCGCTGCGCATGCCGGATGTGGTGGAGACGGAGTAA
- the nagE gene encoding N-acetylglucosamine-specific PTS transporter subunit IIBC, giving the protein MSMNKFAGIQQLGRALMLPIAVLPVAGLLLRLGQPDLLNIAWLASAGGAIFDNLALIFAIGVAVGFAKENNGTAGLAGVVGYLIITAVLKALDDKINMGVLSGIIMGLIAGGLYNRYKDIKLPPYLAFFGGKRFVPIVTGLTSVVLGLVFSVIWPPIQGGIDAIGHWLINAGSIGLFVYGVLNRLLIVTGLHHILNSLVWFVFGSFPAAAGKIATGDLNRFFAGDPTAGAFMTGFFPVMMFGLPAACLAMYRCAKTENKKAVAGLLLSMALTSFLTGVTEPVEFGFMFLAPALYAVHAVLTGLSLVITHLLHIRLGFTFSAGLFDYLLSSGKGENPLLMLPVGAVYFVVYYVVFTFAIRKFNLMTMGREEDAPVVPVAQTSGSDRARGYIAALGGAANLKSVDACTTRLRLEVADGQALDEAALKALGSRGLIRPAPGSVQVVIGPEADLIADEIRQVLRQSASAPAAAASTPNFDRARWTAALGGESNVFNVEQVAGTRLRIEVADSGRIDETALKGLGAVEVVPFSSTLLHVVLAGDAEQALAALGHK; this is encoded by the coding sequence ATGTCGATGAATAAATTCGCTGGCATTCAGCAGCTGGGGCGTGCCCTCATGCTGCCGATTGCCGTGCTGCCGGTCGCGGGTTTGCTCCTGCGTCTCGGTCAGCCGGACTTGTTGAACATTGCCTGGCTGGCATCTGCCGGGGGGGCCATCTTTGACAACCTCGCGCTGATCTTCGCCATTGGCGTGGCAGTCGGGTTTGCCAAGGAAAACAACGGGACCGCCGGTCTGGCTGGGGTGGTCGGCTATCTGATCATCACCGCCGTCCTCAAGGCGCTGGATGACAAGATCAATATGGGCGTGCTCTCGGGCATCATCATGGGTCTGATTGCCGGTGGCCTGTACAACCGCTACAAGGACATCAAGCTGCCGCCTTACCTGGCCTTCTTCGGCGGCAAGCGCTTCGTGCCGATCGTCACCGGTCTGACCAGCGTGGTGCTCGGTCTGGTATTCAGCGTCATCTGGCCGCCGATCCAGGGCGGGATTGATGCCATCGGCCACTGGCTGATCAACGCCGGCAGCATCGGCCTGTTCGTCTATGGCGTGCTGAACCGTCTGCTGATCGTCACCGGGCTGCATCACATCCTCAACTCGCTGGTGTGGTTTGTCTTCGGCAGCTTCCCGGCCGCCGCCGGCAAGATCGCCACCGGCGACCTGAACCGCTTCTTTGCTGGTGACCCGACCGCCGGCGCCTTCATGACCGGTTTCTTCCCGGTGATGATGTTCGGTCTGCCGGCTGCCTGCCTGGCTATGTACCGTTGCGCCAAGACCGAGAACAAAAAGGCCGTGGCCGGTCTGCTGCTGTCGATGGCCCTGACCTCCTTCCTGACCGGCGTTACCGAGCCGGTGGAATTCGGTTTCATGTTCCTGGCGCCGGCCCTGTATGCCGTACACGCCGTCCTGACCGGTCTGTCGCTGGTGATTACCCACCTGCTGCACATCCGTCTCGGCTTCACCTTCTCGGCCGGTCTGTTCGACTACCTGCTGTCCAGCGGCAAGGGTGAGAACCCGCTGCTGATGCTGCCGGTGGGTGCGGTGTACTTCGTGGTCTACTACGTGGTGTTCACCTTTGCCATCCGCAAATTCAACCTGATGACCATGGGGCGTGAAGAAGATGCTCCGGTTGTCCCGGTGGCACAAACCAGCGGCAGCGACCGTGCACGTGGCTATATTGCCGCGCTGGGCGGCGCCGCCAACCTGAAGTCGGTCGATGCCTGCACCACCCGTCTGCGTCTGGAAGTCGCCGATGGTCAGGCGCTGGATGAGGCCGCCCTCAAGGCGCTGGGCTCGCGTGGTCTGATTCGCCCGGCACCGGGCAGTGTGCAGGTGGTCATCGGGCCGGAAGCCGACCTGATTGCCGATGAAATTCGTCAGGTGCTGCGTCAGTCGGCCAGTGCTCCGGCAGCGGCTGCGAGTACGCCAAATTTTGATCGCGCCCGCTGGACGGCAGCATTGGGCGGCGAAAGCAACGTTTTCAATGTCGAGCAGGTGGCCGGTACCCGCCTGCGCATCGAAGTGGCGGACAGCGGTCGCATCGATGAGACGGCACTGAAGGGATTGGGCGCGGTAGAAGTGGTGCCGTTCTCCAGTACCTTGCTGCACGTGGTCCTGGCCGGAGATGCCGAGCAGGCACTGGCCGCGCTGGGTCACAAATGA